Proteins encoded together in one Amblyomma americanum isolate KBUSLIRL-KWMA chromosome 1, ASM5285725v1, whole genome shotgun sequence window:
- the LOC144116575 gene encoding kelch domain-containing protein 3-like, whose amino-acid sequence MWTVRLEGVPEVASHTAVPINGKIYFFDPYCKDMDCTVRKSIDVYVFDPATYQWNQLQTQTLPDGSPWHSDDGRTVVAYRESAYLWSSRAFFEAGSVVYRFDTRTMAWSSLNASGQLPRIRCGQSACLVGSRVYLYGGWPLYGPSLPQIHFLDLETMQWHSVPTNGELPESRSYHSATAIGERMYVWGGCNQVSAGGVYARSLVFLDTSTLTWVLPRVHGRPPQGREDHSTFVYNGELYIFGGVDVDQGRYFRTIHKYSPEKSCWSVLTPKRSGPSARRFPGCCVIEDRVFIFGGRGLESNARVEQQVESAIDETSAVLEVGLTDMHVLNLCPTLRTMCLMAVIDAGVHVSHLPPAIKKEMIALTSYSSTSSS is encoded by the coding sequence ATGTGGACAGTGCGGCTGGAAGGCGTGCCAGAAGTCGCAAGCCACACGGCTGTCCCCATAAACGGCAAGATCTACTTTTTCGACCCCTACTGCAAGGACATGGACTGCACAGTGCGGAAATCCATCGACGTTTACGTCTTCGACCCTGCGACCTACCAGTGGAACCAGCTGCAGACGCAGACGCTCCCGGACGGGAGCCCCTGGCATAGCGACGATGGCCGCACAGTCGTCGCCTACAGAGAGAGCGCCTACCTCTGGAGCAGCCGGGCCTTCTTTGAAGCAGGTAGCGTAGTTTACCGCTTCGACACTAGAACAATGGCGTGGAGTAGCCTGAATGCGTCTGGCCAATTGCCAAGAATACGATGCGGCCAGTCGGCTTGCTTGGTTGGTAGTCGAGTCTACCTCTATGGCGGTTGGCCTCTATACGGCCCTTCCTTGCCTCAGATACATTTCCTCGACCTTGAGACCATGCAGTGGCACAGTGTGCCAACAAATGGAGAGTTGCCGGAGAGCCGTTCGTACCATTCGGCGACAGCCATTGGGGAACGTATGTACGTGTGGGGCGGATGCAATCAAGTCTCTGCCGGAGGTGTCTACGCCAGATCTCTGGTGTTCCTGGACACGTCCACCCTGACATGGGTGCTCCCCCGCGTACATGGCCGTCCCCCTCAAGGGCGCGAAGATCACTCGACATTCGTCTACAATGGAGAGCTGTATATATTTGGAGGTGTAGACGTCGACCAGGGCCGATACTTTCGTACCATCCACAAGTACAGCCCTGAGAAGTCCTGCTGGAGCGTACTGACGCCTAAGCGGTCAGGCCCGTCGGCCAGGAGGTTCCCGGGCTGCTGCGTCATTGAGGACAGGGTGTTTATTTTCGGTGGTAGAGGCCTGGAATCCAACGCAAGGGTCGAGCAGCAGGTGGAGTCTGCTATAGATGAGACTTCTGCAGTGCTCGAAGTGGGGCTGACGGATATGCACGTACTAAACTTATGTCCGACGTTGAGGACGATGTGCCTTATGGCTGTCATAGACGCAGGCGTGCATGTCAGCCATTTGCCGCCGGCCATTAAAAAAGAGATGATAGCCCTGACAAGCTACAGCAGCACTTCGTCATCTTAG